The Sulfitobacter sp. S223 genome has a window encoding:
- the urtC gene encoding urea ABC transporter permease subunit UrtC, with translation MNRSFISQNPSVMYFLAALGVFTLCVAMLSEVTGIGLISTSFVKVLGKTLCLCLIAIAMDVVWGYCGILSLGHFAFFGIGGYAIGMWLMYARTESIVLDNLAAQTIPPTPQEISDAIGNQIFGVVGSAEFPLIWSFADSLFLQLAMVVLVPGLLALVFGWLAFRSRVTGVYLSILTQAMTLALSLYLFQNDSGLRGNNGLSGLQNIPGFEDTPQAAISIVFFLASAAALAAGYVFFAWVVSGKMGSVVKGIRDNEARVRFLGYHVESYKLFIFTITAVVSGIAGALYYPQAGIINPGEIAPIASIYLAVWVAIGGRGRLYGAVIGAAFVSLLSSWFTGGGAPNINLGFYTIQWTDWWLVLLGFSFVAVTLFFPKGIGGLFDYLVRKPQ, from the coding sequence ATGAACCGCTCTTTTATATCCCAAAACCCCAGTGTGATGTACTTTCTGGCAGCACTCGGGGTCTTTACCCTTTGCGTCGCAATGCTGTCCGAAGTCACTGGCATCGGCCTGATCTCTACCTCATTCGTCAAGGTCTTGGGTAAAACACTGTGCCTGTGTCTGATCGCGATCGCGATGGATGTCGTCTGGGGCTATTGCGGCATCCTGAGCCTTGGGCATTTCGCCTTCTTCGGCATCGGCGGGTATGCCATTGGCATGTGGCTGATGTATGCACGCACGGAAAGCATCGTGCTGGATAACCTTGCCGCGCAAACCATTCCGCCCACGCCCCAAGAAATATCAGACGCCATCGGCAACCAGATTTTCGGCGTCGTCGGCAGCGCGGAGTTCCCTCTGATCTGGAGCTTTGCAGACAGCCTGTTTCTGCAACTTGCCATGGTGGTTCTGGTCCCCGGCCTGTTGGCGCTGGTCTTTGGCTGGCTGGCCTTCCGGAGCCGCGTTACTGGCGTCTATCTGTCGATCCTGACCCAAGCCATGACGCTGGCGCTTTCGCTTTATCTTTTCCAGAACGACAGCGGGCTGCGGGGCAACAACGGCCTGTCGGGACTGCAAAACATTCCCGGCTTTGAGGATACCCCGCAGGCTGCCATATCGATTGTGTTCTTCCTTGCGTCTGCGGCAGCACTGGCAGCGGGCTATGTATTTTTTGCTTGGGTTGTCTCGGGCAAGATGGGCAGCGTGGTCAAAGGCATCCGCGATAACGAGGCGCGCGTGCGCTTTCTTGGCTACCACGTGGAAAGCTACAAGCTGTTCATCTTTACCATCACCGCTGTCGTCTCCGGCATCGCCGGTGCGCTTTACTATCCGCAAGCGGGCATCATCAATCCCGGTGAAATCGCACCGATTGCATCAATCTATCTTGCCGTCTGGGTGGCAATCGGCGGACGCGGGCGGTTGTACGGAGCTGTGATCGGCGCTGCATTCGTTTCGCTTCTCTCAAGCTGGTTCACCGGCGGCGGGGCACCAAACATCAACTTGGGCTTCTACACAATCCAGTGGACGGATTGGTGGCTGGTTCTGCTTGGCTTCAGCTTTGTGGCGGTCACTTTGTTCTTTCCCAAAGGCATTGGCGGATTGTTCGACTATTTGGTGAGGAAGCCGCAATGA
- the urtE gene encoding urea ABC transporter ATP-binding subunit UrtE, with the protein MLEVQNLDLKYGQSQILFDVSMTAAMGRITTVIGNNGVGKTSLLKAIAGRHPVAGGTVSVEGRAVRLASPVDAARAGIAYVPQGREVFPMMSVLENLETGFACLPKSDHVIPEAIFALFPVLKEMKSRRGGDLSGGQQQQLAIARALITRPRVLLLDEPTEGIQPNVIQQIGDALQHLRAQGEMAIVLVEQNADFAFQQGDNFVVMERGMIKRTADKKDYSIAALKDDLAL; encoded by the coding sequence ATGCTTGAAGTTCAGAACCTTGACCTGAAGTACGGGCAAAGCCAGATACTGTTTGATGTCTCCATGACCGCTGCAATGGGTCGCATCACCACCGTGATCGGCAACAACGGTGTGGGCAAAACCAGCCTGCTGAAGGCCATTGCAGGGCGGCATCCGGTGGCAGGTGGCACAGTGAGCGTAGAGGGGCGCGCGGTCAGGCTGGCATCGCCTGTGGATGCCGCACGCGCTGGCATTGCTTATGTCCCGCAGGGGCGCGAAGTCTTTCCGATGATGAGCGTACTTGAGAACCTAGAAACCGGATTTGCCTGTCTGCCAAAATCCGATCACGTCATCCCCGAAGCAATATTCGCGCTGTTTCCCGTCTTGAAAGAAATGAAGTCACGGCGCGGCGGCGACCTTTCCGGCGGCCAGCAACAGCAACTCGCAATCGCGCGGGCACTGATCACCCGTCCACGTGTGTTGTTGTTGGATGAACCGACAGAGGGCATCCAGCCCAATGTTATCCAGCAGATCGGGGATGCCTTGCAACACTTGCGCGCGCAAGGTGAGATGGCGATTGTGCTGGTCGAACAGAACGCCGACTTTGCCTTTCAGCAGGGCGACAATTTTGTGGTTATGGAGCGCGGGATGATCAAGCGGACCGCCGATAAAAAAGATTACTCCATTGCCGCCCTGAAAGATGATCTGGCTTTGTAA
- the urtD gene encoding urea ABC transporter ATP-binding protein UrtD yields MSMLLEVSGVSVSFDGFRAINNLSINFAPAELRAIIGPNGAGKTTFMDLVTGKTKADEGTVIWGERNISLLGMSESQIAREGIGRKFQKPTVFEEQTVRQNLAMALKNPRGPFAVLMHKKTAGNAARIEEVAEEIGLSDSLTRRAGELSHGQKQWLEIGMLLAQEPRLLLVDEPAAGMTVEEREKTTDILRRAAQTRAVVVVEHDMEFVRRLNCKVTVLHEGSVLAEGSLDHVTSNPRVIEVYLGRADA; encoded by the coding sequence ATGAGTATGCTGTTGGAAGTCTCGGGCGTCAGCGTCAGCTTTGACGGGTTCCGCGCCATCAACAATCTGTCAATCAACTTTGCCCCTGCCGAATTGCGCGCCATCATCGGGCCGAACGGCGCGGGTAAAACGACGTTCATGGACCTCGTGACAGGTAAGACCAAGGCGGACGAAGGCACCGTTATCTGGGGGGAGCGTAATATCTCGCTGCTGGGCATGTCAGAAAGCCAGATCGCGCGCGAAGGCATTGGCCGCAAGTTCCAGAAACCCACAGTATTCGAAGAACAGACGGTGCGTCAGAACCTTGCCATGGCATTGAAAAACCCGCGTGGACCATTTGCGGTTCTTATGCACAAAAAGACCGCTGGAAATGCCGCACGGATTGAGGAAGTCGCCGAAGAGATCGGTTTGTCTGATAGTCTGACCCGTCGCGCAGGTGAATTGAGCCATGGTCAAAAGCAATGGCTTGAAATCGGGATGTTGCTCGCTCAAGAGCCGCGGTTGTTGCTGGTGGATGAACCTGCCGCCGGTATGACAGTGGAAGAACGTGAAAAGACGACAGATATCCTGCGCCGCGCGGCACAGACGCGCGCCGTGGTGGTGGTGGAACACGATATGGAATTCGTTCGCCGCCTGAATTGCAAAGTGACCGTGCTGCACGAAGGCTCCGTTTTGGCTGAGGGCAGCCTTGATCACGTCACCTCAAACCCGCGTGTGATCGAAGTTTATCTGGGGCGTGCCGATGCTTGA
- a CDS encoding GMC family oxidoreductase has translation MADYDYIIIGAGSAGCVLAERLSASGRHKVLVLEAGRRGRSPWIALPLGYGKTYFDPDVNWKYQSAPEEALDRRAGYWPRGKVVGGSGAINALVYARGLPHDFDDWAAAGATGWNWSAVRDTYDAMETQLGTDGSRTGSGRLHVQDVSDQIHKVNRHFFAATEELGLPRTPNINGAQSEGAAVYRINTSGGRRMHSARAFLKPALNRANVTLLTGAMVNRIVFEGRRATGVELRHKGQTVTLRAGREIILSAGAVTSPRILQLSGIGPAHRLKELGISPLLDAPHVGGNLQDHLGVNYYFRATEATLNDALRPFHGKVIAALQYALKRRGPLALSVNQCGGYFRSDTALARPDQQLYFNPVSYSTSPSDKRSVVQPDPFPGFIISFQPSRPTSRGRIDISANDPDAPPLIRPNSLATDEDRAQVIAGGQLCQRLMNTDALKKLVQSAMEPDLFRMTPDDILADFRARCGTVFHPVGTCRMGADAATSVVSPRLSVHGIDGLRVVDASVFPNITSGNTNAPTMMLAHRASDLILDDAS, from the coding sequence ATGGCGGACTACGACTATATCATCATTGGTGCCGGATCTGCGGGTTGCGTGCTGGCCGAACGGCTAAGTGCGTCAGGCCGCCACAAGGTACTTGTTCTTGAGGCCGGCAGGCGCGGTCGATCGCCCTGGATCGCACTGCCGCTGGGCTATGGCAAAACCTATTTTGACCCAGATGTGAACTGGAAATACCAATCCGCTCCGGAAGAGGCGTTGGACAGGCGTGCCGGTTATTGGCCTCGCGGAAAGGTCGTTGGTGGCTCTGGTGCGATAAACGCCTTGGTCTATGCACGCGGCCTGCCGCATGACTTTGACGACTGGGCAGCAGCTGGGGCCACCGGATGGAACTGGTCTGCGGTGCGTGACACCTATGATGCAATGGAAACCCAATTAGGCACCGATGGCAGTCGTACAGGCAGCGGGCGGCTGCACGTGCAGGATGTCTCGGACCAGATCCACAAGGTAAACCGCCACTTCTTTGCGGCGACAGAGGAATTGGGCCTGCCGCGAACGCCAAATATCAATGGCGCGCAGAGCGAAGGCGCTGCCGTTTACAGGATCAATACCAGTGGCGGCAGGCGGATGCATTCCGCGCGTGCCTTCCTGAAACCAGCGCTAAATCGGGCCAATGTAACCCTGTTAACGGGCGCTATGGTCAACCGGATCGTGTTTGAAGGCCGACGTGCCACCGGCGTTGAACTGCGCCACAAAGGCCAAACAGTAACCCTGCGTGCAGGACGTGAGATCATCCTGTCAGCCGGTGCTGTCACCTCTCCGCGTATCTTGCAGCTATCGGGGATCGGGCCTGCACACAGATTGAAGGAACTGGGCATTTCACCTCTGCTGGACGCGCCCCACGTGGGCGGCAATCTGCAAGACCATCTTGGCGTTAACTACTACTTCCGCGCCACTGAGGCGACGCTGAATGATGCGCTGCGGCCGTTTCACGGTAAGGTGATTGCCGCACTGCAATATGCGTTGAAGCGGCGTGGACCTTTGGCCCTATCAGTGAACCAGTGCGGCGGCTATTTCCGGTCGGATACGGCGCTTGCCCGTCCCGACCAGCAGCTTTACTTCAATCCGGTCAGCTACTCTACATCGCCCAGCGATAAACGCAGCGTGGTGCAACCGGACCCGTTCCCCGGCTTTATCATCAGCTTCCAGCCATCGCGGCCCACAAGCCGCGGGCGCATCGACATCAGCGCCAATGATCCGGATGCGCCCCCGCTGATCCGGCCCAATTCGCTGGCCACCGATGAGGACCGTGCACAGGTCATCGCCGGCGGGCAGTTGTGCCAAAGACTGATGAACACCGACGCGCTCAAAAAGCTGGTTCAAAGCGCGATGGAGCCCGATCTGTTCCGCATGACACCAGACGATATATTGGCCGACTTTCGCGCACGCTGCGGCACGGTGTTTCATCCGGTCGGCACCTGCCGGATGGGGGCGGACGCTGCCACATCTGTCGTCAGCCCCCGCTTGTCTGTCCACGGGATCGACGGGCTGAGGGTCGTTGATGCGTCTGTCTTTCCCAACATCACATCCGGCAACACCAATGCGCCGACGATGATGCTCGCGCATCGCGCGTCCGACCTGATCCTGGATGACGCTTCCTAA
- the urtB gene encoding urea ABC transporter permease subunit UrtB: MRPLFLALAVCLASVTSSQAQDLQAILQTHADELAKPSRNSVGVVLDDLVASGLPQVPTFLEQWSEKNVWQQEDGMFFIAREQGDDLALRDVDTGAETTQPKHSFTQLKPNGGVRRVIGTALVQFQLSDPDLARRETAVASIARRPDATQLAPLLASIEGEVDAALKARKIQLANFMSASFADTQEQRIAAIYSLSTDTSVEARAALNQILSTKAGVATNLPDSTEATLPEGNIARVIDPTDTPLAYYAQAVEAGLAPQMTTRQMIRTALEAHIDNGRVGGVPLAQLDTDDMRAKAYAALAEAELVPPLVTEQTIAYTLPFYAFYEIYDEPDTAVTDAAEAALASVEARVGVAQTVDLALDGLSLASIYFLAAIGLAITFGVMGVINMAHGEFIMMGAYTGYVVQLFVPDYTLSIIIALPLAFAITFGAGVAMERLVIRHLYHRPLETLLATFGISIALQQLAKNIFGTQARPLTSPEWLDGALVFSDVIQISYIRIAIFVLALLFLALILFVLKRTRLGLEVRAVTQNPGMAASMGINPDRINMMTFGLGSGIAGIAGVAIGLYAKVTSEMGADYIVQSFMTVVVGGVGNVWGTLAGASMIGFLQKGIEWLNPSNTLAAQTYMILFIILFIQFRPKGIVALKGRAAAD; encoded by the coding sequence ATGCGCCCCCTTTTTCTGGCTCTTGCTGTTTGCCTTGCTTCCGTGACCAGCTCACAAGCTCAAGACCTGCAAGCCATCCTGCAAACCCATGCGGACGAGCTTGCCAAACCCTCGCGCAATTCGGTGGGGGTGGTGCTGGACGATCTGGTCGCTTCCGGTTTGCCGCAAGTTCCGACGTTTCTTGAGCAGTGGTCAGAAAAGAATGTCTGGCAGCAGGAAGATGGCATGTTCTTTATTGCACGTGAGCAGGGCGATGATCTGGCCCTGCGCGATGTTGATACGGGGGCGGAGACAACACAGCCGAAGCACAGCTTTACCCAGCTCAAGCCGAACGGAGGCGTGCGGCGGGTGATCGGAACGGCCCTTGTCCAGTTCCAGCTAAGCGATCCCGATCTGGCGCGGCGCGAGACGGCGGTTGCCTCAATCGCGCGCAGGCCGGATGCGACCCAGCTAGCACCGCTTCTTGCATCGATTGAAGGAGAGGTGGATGCCGCCCTGAAGGCACGCAAAATCCAGTTAGCCAATTTCATGTCTGCCAGCTTTGCCGATACACAGGAGCAGAGGATTGCGGCGATTTACAGCCTATCGACGGACACCAGTGTCGAGGCGCGCGCGGCGCTGAATCAAATCCTCAGCACAAAAGCAGGGGTGGCAACCAACCTGCCAGATAGCACCGAAGCTACACTGCCAGAAGGCAACATTGCGCGGGTAATCGACCCGACTGATACGCCGCTAGCCTATTACGCCCAAGCGGTAGAGGCTGGTCTCGCCCCGCAGATGACCACTCGGCAAATGATCCGCACCGCCTTGGAGGCGCACATCGATAATGGCCGTGTGGGTGGCGTGCCGCTGGCACAGTTGGACACCGATGACATGCGGGCCAAGGCCTACGCCGCGCTGGCCGAGGCAGAATTGGTCCCGCCTTTGGTTACAGAACAGACCATCGCATACACACTGCCATTCTACGCTTTCTACGAGATTTATGATGAACCTGACACCGCCGTGACAGATGCAGCAGAGGCAGCACTCGCGTCGGTCGAAGCGCGTGTCGGGGTGGCCCAGACCGTTGATCTGGCGCTTGATGGTCTGTCGCTTGCCTCGATCTACTTTCTCGCGGCCATTGGCCTTGCCATCACATTTGGTGTGATGGGGGTGATCAACATGGCCCATGGCGAATTTATTATGATGGGGGCTTATACGGGCTATGTGGTGCAGCTGTTCGTGCCCGATTACACCCTGTCGATCATCATTGCCTTGCCGCTGGCGTTTGCCATCACATTCGGGGCCGGTGTCGCGATGGAGCGGTTGGTGATCCGCCACCTCTATCACCGCCCGCTAGAAACATTGTTGGCCACCTTCGGCATCTCGATTGCCTTGCAGCAGTTGGCAAAGAATATCTTTGGCACGCAGGCGCGTCCGCTGACCTCCCCTGAATGGCTGGACGGCGCGCTGGTGTTTTCTGACGTAATCCAGATCAGCTATATCCGCATCGCGATATTTGTTCTGGCTCTGCTGTTTCTCGCGCTGATCCTTTTCGTGCTCAAACGCACGCGACTGGGGCTTGAGGTGCGCGCGGTCACCCAGAACCCCGGTATGGCCGCCAGCATGGGCATCAACCCCGACCGCATCAATATGATGACCTTCGGTCTTGGCTCCGGCATTGCGGGGATCGCGGGCGTGGCTATCGGGCTTTATGCCAAAGTGACCTCTGAAATGGGCGCAGATTACATCGTGCAAAGTTTTATGACCGTGGTTGTCGGCGGGGTTGGCAATGTTTGGGGCACGCTTGCTGGTGCCTCGATGATCGGCTTTTTGCAAAAGGGGATCGAATGGCTCAACCCCTCCAACACATTGGCGGCACAGACCTATATGATCCTATTCATCATCCTGTTTATCCAGTTCCGGCCAAAGGGCATCGTTGCCCTCAAGGGTCGCGCGGCGGCGGATTGA
- the urtA gene encoding urea ABC transporter substrate-binding protein, giving the protein MTLKITSLSLAVLMGTTSFAAAECADPIKVGVLHSLSGTMAISETTLKDTMLMLIEKQNAAGGVLGCQIEPVVVDPASDWPLFAEKARELLTVSDVDVIFGNWTSVSRKSVLPVIEELNGLLFYPVQYEGEESSKNVFYTGAAPNQQAIPAVDYFLEELGVEKFALLGTDYVYPRTTNNILEQYLQDKGIAKEDIFVNYTPFGHSDWATIVGDVVALGADGKQVGVISTINGDANIGFYKELAAADISADDIPVVAFSVGEEELSGLDTSNLVGHLAAWNYFQSADTPANAEFIKEWKAFAGEERVTNDPMEAHYIGFNMWVNAVEAAGTTDVDAVRTAMYGQEFPNLTGGTAVMLPNHHLAKPVLIGEITAEGQFDIISQTEEVPGDAWTDFLPASKVLTSDWKDLGCGMYNTETKACVQLTSNY; this is encoded by the coding sequence ATGACATTGAAAATCACCTCTCTCTCGCTTGCTGTTCTGATGGGGACAACATCATTTGCCGCTGCTGAATGCGCTGATCCGATCAAAGTGGGCGTTCTGCATTCGCTATCCGGCACAATGGCAATCTCCGAAACGACCCTGAAAGATACGATGCTGATGCTCATCGAAAAACAGAACGCCGCCGGTGGTGTGCTGGGCTGCCAGATTGAACCGGTCGTCGTCGATCCGGCCTCTGACTGGCCGCTGTTCGCCGAAAAAGCACGTGAGCTTTTGACGGTGTCGGACGTCGATGTGATCTTTGGCAACTGGACGTCTGTGTCGCGCAAATCCGTGCTGCCGGTCATCGAGGAACTGAACGGCCTTCTGTTCTACCCTGTTCAGTACGAGGGAGAAGAAAGCTCCAAAAACGTGTTCTACACAGGTGCAGCGCCAAACCAGCAGGCGATCCCTGCGGTAGATTACTTTCTTGAAGAACTGGGTGTAGAGAAGTTCGCGCTGTTGGGCACAGACTATGTGTATCCCCGCACGACCAACAATATTCTTGAGCAATATCTGCAAGACAAAGGCATCGCAAAGGAAGATATCTTTGTGAATTATACGCCCTTCGGTCATTCCGACTGGGCGACAATCGTCGGGGACGTCGTCGCGCTGGGCGCAGATGGTAAACAGGTGGGTGTGATTTCCACCATCAATGGCGACGCGAATATCGGCTTCTATAAAGAACTCGCCGCGGCAGATATCTCTGCTGATGATATCCCCGTGGTCGCGTTCTCTGTCGGTGAAGAAGAGCTGTCGGGTCTGGATACCTCCAACCTAGTTGGCCACCTTGCGGCATGGAATTACTTCCAGTCGGCCGATACCCCTGCAAACGCCGAGTTCATCAAGGAATGGAAAGCCTTCGCTGGCGAAGAGCGTGTGACCAATGACCCGATGGAGGCGCATTACATCGGCTTCAACATGTGGGTGAATGCGGTTGAAGCGGCAGGCACCACCGATGTGGATGCCGTCCGTACGGCAATGTATGGTCAGGAGTTCCCGAACCTCACAGGCGGCACAGCTGTCATGCTGCCAAACCACCATTTGGCCAAACCAGTCCTGATCGGTGAGATCACCGCAGAGGGCCAGTTCGACATCATCTCTCAGACTGAGGAAGTGCCGGGCGATGCATGGACGGACTTCCTGCCCGCGTCAAAGGTTCTGACCTCTGATTGGAAGGACCTTGGTTGCGGCATGTACAACACTGAAACCAAGGCCTGTGTCCAGCTGACATCCAACTACTAA
- a CDS encoding GNAT family N-acetyltransferase, translating to MRIVILPAPTPAFEHLVDTHTVFCDSTAPAESCHRLPVSALFGPDLTVWGAYERDELIGMGALKRLSAHHGEIKSMHTRATARGKGVARAIIQTIVTAGREEGLKTLSLETGAHPAFSAARGLYAAHGFTECDPFGDYVTDPHSIFMTMTLEADQ from the coding sequence ATGCGCATCGTAATTCTCCCCGCCCCGACGCCAGCTTTTGAGCATCTGGTCGATACCCACACCGTCTTTTGTGACAGTACCGCCCCCGCCGAAAGCTGCCATCGCTTGCCTGTATCGGCATTGTTTGGTCCTGATCTGACAGTCTGGGGCGCGTATGAAAGGGATGAACTGATTGGCATGGGGGCCCTGAAACGGCTGTCTGCCCACCATGGGGAAATCAAGTCCATGCACACGCGCGCCACTGCCAGAGGCAAGGGCGTGGCGCGTGCCATCATCCAGACCATCGTGACTGCCGGCCGCGAAGAGGGGCTCAAAACGCTTTCGTTGGAAACCGGCGCGCATCCCGCCTTTAGCGCGGCGCGCGGGCTTTATGCCGCGCACGGCTTCACTGAATGTGACCCATTCGGCGACTACGTTACCGATCCCCATTCGATCTTTATGACCATGACTTTGGAGGCGGATCAATGA